A genomic window from Diorhabda sublineata isolate icDioSubl1.1 chromosome 8, icDioSubl1.1, whole genome shotgun sequence includes:
- the LOC130447316 gene encoding general odorant-binding protein 19d-like isoform X2 translates to MKSFVILTLFFVCANAIEPKVIQEFMEKVTKFAGKCMEETKATNEDIAMLMAHQTPSTHEGICMISCMYKAFGVQNADGTMNPDEGINMLGKIKDTDPDLFEKMEAVVNKCRDTPVEEDPCITALNVAKCLMKEGKEMGLSQDMLGM, encoded by the exons atgaaatcgttCGTTATCTTAACTTTATTTTTCGTTTGCGCCAATGCT ATTGAACCGAAAGTGATCCaagaatttatggaaaaagtTACCAAATTTGCAGGAAAATGCATGGAAGAAACTAAAGCGACAAACG AGGATATAGCTATGCTAATGGCACATCAAACCCCATCAACTCATGAAGGGATATGTATGATTTCTTGTATGTACAAAGCATTCGGAGTA CAAAATGCTGATGGTACCATGAACCCAGATGAAGGTATAAATATGTTGGGTAAAATTAAGGATACTGATCCagatctatttgaaaaaatggaggCAGTTGTTAATAAATGCAGAGATACTCCAg TTGAAGAAGATCCCTGTATAACTGCTCTAAATGTGGCTAAATGTTTGATGAAAGAAGGGAAAGAA ATGGGATTATCACAGGATATGTTAGGAAtgtaa
- the LOC130447751 gene encoding eukaryotic translation initiation factor 5B, whose amino-acid sequence MGKSKKIRKGTADESESDVENDTQEVIEKAQNKKKSSKPQILSDDTKLDKADSKKSKSKKEKKPVESDGSDIEVVSTVKKSFALLQIDDEDSDGDSKAIVDEDEDECDTKPIKKDNKKKSSDDNRTTKNQGGKKGKKNRKRDDSDEDIEKVLAELEMEYAGIKKEPEPSIEEKPKEEKKKKEKLEENKEPEVDTKTEEASTVKTAAQKKKEKKEREKQKKLSQKKQDTTKEDSQEPEEQPKEMIKKLEDAGDKQEEDDQEGEKKSKKKKKKGKDDEDKDAKDAKKGPGKKTIAAMQEALKKLKEEEERLKKEEEERLKREEEAEKARLEALRLEQERKERKKQKEKERKERLKAEGKLLTAKQKADRVRAQALIDSLKAQGVELPDVGEKKPRLGTRIRPNKQKKEQTPVPKEVDQTLEPEKIESPKEEAAPQPPEEIKEPEVEEDVKDAWDASSDDEEKEESQQTANKSEESKEQPIEAEAEESSSEEDEESDSDEEEEESESESEDEEEDGKTVAERVRDKALERIKIRKENAEKNKSPENLRAAIVCVLGHVDTGKTKILDKLRRTNVQDGEAGGITQQIGATNVPMDAIKEQIKIVKGFNDMELKIPGLLIIDTPGHESFSNLRNRGSSLCDIAILVVDIMHGLEPQTIESINILKNKKTPFLVALNKIDRLYDWRTMNRKDVRDILKAQAPNTQLEFETRTKDVVLQFAEQGLNAALFYENPDTRTYVSLVPTSAITGEGMGNLLALIVDYCQTRLTKRLMYSDELQATVLEVKAIPGLGTTIDVILVNGTLREGDTMLCAGTDGPIETQIRSLLMPQPLRELRVKNAYIEYKEIKAAQGVKIAAKELEKAIAGLNLYVAQKSDEIDILKEEVARELKSALSNIKLADRGVYVQASTLGSLEALLEFLRTSKIPYSGIRIGPVVKKDVMKASIMLEHESQYATILAFDVKVERDAQELADSVGVKIFQADIIYHLFDKFMAYREELKQRKREEFKHIAVFPCKLKILPQFVFNSRDPIVAGVMVEAGIVREGTPICVPSKEFVDLGIVTSIESNHKTVESARKGMEVCIKIEPVPGESPKMFGRHFDETDFLVSKISRQSIDACKDYFRDDLQKTDWQLMVELKKLFQIL is encoded by the exons atgggGAAATCTAAGAAAATCCGTAAAGGAACGGCTGATGAAAG CGAATCGGACGTCGAAAACGATACTCAAGAGGTAATCGAGAAAgctcaaaataagaaaaaatcttcCAA ACCGCAGATTCTCAGTGATGACACGAAACTGGATAAAGCCGattctaaaaaatcgaaaagtaaaaaagagaaaaaacctGTCGAATCAGATGGTTCTGATATTGAAGTAGTTTCTACTGTAAAGAAATCATTTGCACTGCTGCAAATTGATGATGAAGATTCTGATGGTGATTCTAAAGCTATTGTAGATGAAGACGAAGACGAATGTGATACAAAACCTATTAAGaaagataataaaaagaaatcaagtGATGATAATAGGACTACAAAAAATCAGGGGGgtaaaaagggaaaaaagaaCAGAAAACGTGATGATAGtgatgaagatattgaaaagGTCTTGGCGGAATTGGAAATGGAATATGCAGGTATAAAAAAAGAACCTGAACCGTCCATAGAGGAGAAGCccaaagaagaaaagaagaaaaaggaaaagttGGAGGAAAATAAGGAACCAGAAGTTGATACAAAAACAGAAGAGGCTAGTACTGTGAAGACGGCCGCtcaaaagaaaaaggaaaagaaagaaagagaaaaGCAAAAGAAATTAAGTCAAAAAAAGCAGGACACGACAAAAGAAGATTCACAAGAGCCTGAGGAACAACCAAAAGAAATGATTAAGAAACTAGAAGATGCAGGTGATAAACAAGAGGAAGATGATCAAGAAGGGGAGAAAAAgagtaaaaagaaaaagaaaaaaggaaaagatgATGAAGACAAAGATGCCAAAGATGCCAAAAAAGGTCCTGGTAAGAAGACTATAGCAGCTATGCAAGAAGCTCTCAAGAAACTTAAGGAAGAAGAGGAACgtctaaaaaaagaagaagaggagagATTAAAACGCGAAGAGGAAGCTGAAAAAGCCAGGCTAGAAGCATTGAGATTAGAACAAGAAAGGAAAGAAAGGAAAAAGCag aaagaaAAGGAAAGGAAAGAAAGACTGAAAGCTGAAGGAAAACTGTTGACTGCTAAACAGAAGGCTGATAGGGTTAGGGCACAAGCATTAATTGATAGTTTGAAAGCACAAGGGGTGGAATTACCAGATGTTGGTGAGAAGAAACCCAGACTTGGAACAAGGATAAGGCCGAATAAGCAAAAGAAAGAACAAACGCCAg ttcCAAAAGAAGTGGATCAAACACTCGAGCCAGAAAAAATAGAATCCCCTAAAGAAGAAGCCGCCCCACAACCTcctgaagaaataaaagaacCTGAAGTAGAAGAAGACGTCAAAGACGCTTGGGATGCTTCATCAGacgatgaagaaaaagaagaatctCAACAAACAG CTAATAAATCAGAGGAAAGTAAAGAACAACCGATCGAAGCGGAAGCCGAAGAAAGCAGTTCTGAAGAAGACGAAGAATCAGATagcgatgaagaagaagaagaaagcgAATCCGAATCAGAAGACGAGGAAGAGGACGGTAAAACTGTAGCCGAAAGAGTTCGAGATAAAGCTCTAGAAAGGATAAAG atCAGGAAAGAAAACGCCGAAAAGAATAAATCTCCGGAAAATCTGAGAGCGGCAATAGTTTGCGTATTGGGTCACGTGGATACAGGcaaaacgaaaattttggataaattgCGTCGTACCAACGTACAAGATGGAGAAGCCGGCGGTATAACTCAACAGATCGGTGCCACCAATGTCCCCATGGACGCCATCAAGGAACAAATTAAAATAGTCAAAGGg tttaacGATATGGAATTGAAAATTCCGGGTCTTTTGATTATCGATACGCCCGGTCACGAATCGTTTTCCAATCTACGCAATCGCGGTTCTTCTCTATGCGATATCGCCATTCTGGTTGTGGATATTATGCACGGTTTGGAACCTCAAACGATCGAATcgataaatatattgaaaaataagaaaactccGTTTTTGGTGGCTCTAAATAAAATCGACAGATTGTACGATTGGCGAACGATGAATAGAAAGGACGTGAGGGATATTTTGAAAGCGCAAGCGCCGAATACTCAGTTGGAGTTTGAAACTCGAACTAAAGATGTCGTTTTGCAGTTTGCCGAACAAG gtttAAATGCAGCTCTATTTTACGAAAATCCCGATACGCGTACTTACGTATCTCTGGTACCTACCAGCGCCATTACCGGTGAAGGTATGGGTAACCTCCTAGCCCTCATAGTAGATTACTGTCAAACGAGGTTAACCAAACGTTTGATGTATTCCGATGAACTCCAAGCGACTGTATTGGAAGTCAAAGCAATACCAGGATTAG GTACCACCATTGATGTTATTTTGGTAAACGGTACTTTAAGGGAAGGCGATACGATGTTATGTGCTGGTACGGATGGTCCCATAGAAACCCAGATTAGATCCTTGTTAATGCCTCAACCTTTACGAGAACTACGAGTCAAA AACGCGTATATTGAATACAAAGAAATCAAAGCTGCCCAGGGTGTAAAAATCGCAGCTAAAGAATTGGAAAAAGCTATAGCCGGTTTGAACCTGTACGTAGCTCAAAAGTCCGATGAAATTGATAtattaaaagaagaagtagCAAGGGAATTAAAATCGGCATTGTCAAATATCAAATTAGCAGATCGGGGCGTTTATGTGCAGGCCTCCACTTTGGGTTCATTGGAAGCCCTCTTGGAGTTCTTGAGGACCAGCAAAATTCCC tatTCCGGTATCAGGATAGGACCTGTCGTCAAAAAGGATGTAATGAAAGCTTCTATAATGTTAGAACACGAAAGTCA ATACGCTACGATACTAGCTTTCGACGTAAAAGTAGAACGGGACGCGCAAGAATTGGCAGATAGCGTCGGAGTGAAAATATTCCAAGCGGACATCATTTATCATCTTTTCGATAAATTTATGGCGTATCGCGAGGAATTGAAACAAAGGAAACGCGAGGAATTCAAACATATCGCCGTTTTTCCGTGCAAACTCAAAATACTGCCGCAATTCGTGTTCAATTCCAGAGATCCAATCGTCGCCGGTGTTATGGTCGAAGCTGGTATAGTTAGGGAGGGTACACCCATATGCGTACCGAGCAAAGAG TTTGTGGATTTGGGGATCGTAACTAGTATAGAAAGTAATCACAAAACGGTGGAGAGCGCTCGGAAAGGCATGGAAGTTTGTATCAAGATAGAACCTGTCCCTGGAGAATCGCCTAAAATGTTCGGTAGGCATTTCGATGAGACGGATTTCCTTGTCAGTAAg ATATCACGTCAATCGATAGACGCTTGCAAAGACTACTTCAGAGACGATCTACAGAAAACCGATTGGCAGTTGATGGTGGAACTCAAAAAACTCTTCcagattttgtaa